A part of Marinomonas rhizomae genomic DNA contains:
- the holB gene encoding DNA polymerase III subunit delta': MSKIADWLIPCLRQVQVLKQTNSLSHALLITGADGVGQEELAHEMVKDLMCEKDQAAACGTCHSCQLMSADTHPDYRILDGENATIKVDQVRLLVRQISQKPQVGQNKVVLITHAQAMNTNAANAVLKALEEPADRTFFVLTSSQSTSLLPTIRSRCLLVNVPTPSMGEVKSWLMQQPDGEALSSLFWLTTQPFRLLSIHQQNKTQLYTALPDQLTSMLRGTTPVSVVLKGLDSNNIADYCNGLAAILHQCICHSTGAPIDEALQSIYEALIARLGIQTLMVRYQSLQKLKSDLQKTNLNPIMQLTHELNQW; this comes from the coding sequence ATGTCAAAAATTGCTGACTGGTTAATTCCTTGTTTGCGTCAAGTGCAAGTGCTTAAACAAACAAACAGTTTATCACATGCCTTGTTAATTACTGGCGCTGACGGTGTTGGGCAGGAAGAATTAGCCCATGAAATGGTGAAGGATTTAATGTGCGAAAAAGATCAGGCTGCCGCGTGTGGTACCTGTCATTCTTGTCAGTTGATGAGCGCTGATACGCATCCTGATTATCGTATATTGGATGGTGAGAACGCGACGATCAAAGTTGATCAAGTGCGTTTATTGGTTCGCCAAATTAGTCAAAAACCTCAGGTTGGTCAAAACAAAGTCGTATTAATTACTCATGCTCAAGCAATGAATACGAATGCGGCAAATGCCGTACTTAAAGCCCTTGAAGAACCTGCCGATCGTACTTTTTTTGTCCTAACAAGCTCTCAGTCTACTAGCTTGTTACCGACTATTCGAAGCCGATGTTTATTGGTTAATGTGCCAACTCCTAGCATGGGGGAAGTGAAGTCTTGGTTAATGCAGCAACCAGATGGTGAAGCTTTGAGCTCTCTATTTTGGCTAACCACTCAGCCATTTCGCTTATTATCTATTCACCAGCAAAATAAGACCCAATTATACACAGCCTTGCCAGATCAATTGACGAGCATGCTGCGAGGAACAACCCCCGTTAGTGTTGTGCTGAAAGGGTTGGATAGCAATAACATTGCGGACTACTGTAACGGCTTAGCAGCGATTTTACACCAGTGTATTTGTCATTCGACTGGCGCCCCTATCGATGAGGCTTTGCAGTCAATATACGAAGCGCTTATTGCTCGCCTTGGTATTCAGACTCTAATGGTACGTTATCAATCGCTGCAAAAATTGAAGTCAGACCTTCAAAAGACAAATTTAAACCCCATTATGCAACTCACACACGAATTGAATCAGTGGTAA
- a CDS encoding TatD family hydrolase produces MLIDTHCHLDMLDLAPHNNDINSAIDAAYRQGVRQLLTISVDLNKMDTVLGFTQRDGIYASCGVHPLQSEGLVTDEVLLRQFAADPKVIAIGETGLDYFYEKSAEVHESQKVSFMHHLKAAGDLELPVIVHTRSAKEDTLSLIKQYGNPNSAGVLHCFTEDYDMAKAALDENYLISISGIVTFKTAQDLKETVRKLPLESLIIETDSPYLAPVPYRGKKNEPQYVSEVAQYVADLKGIRYEALLEATAANFHRVFAKANPQHQLQL; encoded by the coding sequence ATGTTAATTGATACCCATTGCCATCTCGATATGCTTGATTTGGCTCCTCATAACAATGATATCAACTCAGCCATCGATGCAGCGTACCGCCAGGGCGTTAGACAGTTGCTGACGATTTCTGTTGATCTTAACAAAATGGATACTGTGTTAGGTTTCACCCAGCGTGATGGTATTTACGCTAGCTGCGGTGTTCACCCATTACAGAGCGAAGGTTTGGTTACTGATGAAGTGCTTTTGCGTCAGTTCGCAGCAGACCCTAAAGTGATTGCTATCGGTGAAACGGGCTTAGATTACTTTTACGAAAAATCAGCAGAAGTACATGAGTCTCAGAAAGTGAGTTTCATGCATCACCTTAAAGCCGCTGGGGATTTAGAACTTCCTGTTATTGTTCATACTAGAAGTGCCAAAGAAGATACTCTGTCTTTGATTAAGCAATATGGTAATCCTAATAGCGCAGGTGTATTGCATTGTTTTACCGAAGATTACGATATGGCCAAAGCTGCATTGGATGAAAACTATCTCATCTCCATTTCTGGTATTGTGACCTTTAAAACGGCGCAAGATCTCAAGGAAACCGTTCGTAAGTTACCGCTAGAGTCTTTGATTATTGAGACCGACTCACCTTATTTAGCACCAGTACCTTATCGTGGCAAAAAAAATGAGCCTCAGTATGTGTCAGAAGTGGCTCAATATGTGGCCGATTTGAAAGGCATTCGTTATGAGGCCTTACTAGAAGCGACAGCTGCCAATTTCCATCGAGTTTTTGCGAAGGCAAATCCGCAGCATCAACTTCAGCTCTAG